A region from the Desulfoglaeba alkanexedens ALDC genome encodes:
- a CDS encoding type II toxin-antitoxin system Phd/YefM family antitoxin has protein sequence MKTVGAYEAKTHLTQLLECVAKGEKITITKHGVPVAILQPADSSKRMPVREVIDQLKRFRSGRRLDGLSIRDMIEEGRR, from the coding sequence ATGAAAACCGTCGGAGCCTATGAGGCAAAAACACACTTGACCCAACTTTTGGAGTGTGTTGCCAAGGGTGAGAAAATAACGATTACAAAACACGGCGTGCCCGTGGCAATCCTGCAACCCGCCGATTCGTCGAAAAGGATGCCCGTGCGCGAGGTCATCGATCAGTTGAAGCGGTTTCGAAGCGGCCGCCGCCTCGACGGGCTTTCAATCCGCGACATGATCGAGGAAGGAAGGCGCTGA
- the epmA gene encoding EF-P lysine aminoacylase EpmA: MSELERLAAGRPYLEQRCRIVYAMRRFFLESGFLEVQTPLRTAAPAPERHIEPFASEDRFLITSPELHMKRMLAAGYERIFQIGPVFRKGERGRRHHPEFTMIEWYRRDADYRDLQQDCRALITWICESTGRRSGFFYGETRLAVSGDWPVHTVRSAFLQWAGWDPVAAFDPERFDRDLVETVEPHLGFPLPAFLTDYPAEQAALARLKSNDPRIAERFELYWAGVELANGFSELTDPVEQRKRFLQVVEERERARAARPPMPEAFLESLERMPPRCAGIALGVDRLVMVLCGVRSLDQVVAFPPEEA, from the coding sequence ATGAGCGAATTGGAACGGCTGGCCGCCGGGCGGCCGTATCTGGAACAGCGCTGCCGCATCGTTTACGCGATGCGGCGTTTCTTTCTGGAATCGGGGTTCCTCGAGGTTCAAACGCCGCTTCGGACCGCCGCTCCGGCCCCGGAACGGCACATCGAACCCTTCGCCTCCGAAGATCGGTTTCTCATCACCAGCCCCGAACTGCACATGAAGCGGATGCTGGCGGCCGGCTACGAACGGATTTTCCAGATCGGGCCGGTCTTTCGAAAAGGCGAACGCGGACGGCGCCATCATCCGGAGTTCACGATGATCGAATGGTACCGGCGCGACGCGGACTACCGGGACCTGCAGCAGGACTGCCGGGCTCTCATCACGTGGATCTGTGAGTCGACGGGCCGAAGGTCGGGTTTTTTCTACGGGGAAACCCGCCTCGCCGTTTCCGGCGATTGGCCGGTCCACACGGTGCGATCCGCCTTTCTCCAATGGGCCGGCTGGGATCCGGTGGCCGCCTTCGATCCCGAACGCTTCGACCGGGACCTGGTGGAAACGGTGGAACCTCACCTGGGCTTTCCCCTGCCGGCCTTCCTCACCGACTACCCCGCGGAACAGGCCGCCCTGGCGCGGCTCAAATCAAACGATCCGAGGATCGCCGAACGGTTCGAACTGTACTGGGCCGGAGTGGAACTGGCCAACGGCTTTTCCGAACTCACCGACCCCGTGGAACAACGAAAGCGCTTCCTGCAGGTGGTGGAAGAGCGCGAAAGGGCCCGCGCGGCCCGGCCGCCGATGCCCGAAGCGTTCCTGGAGAGCCTGGAAAGGATGCCGCCTCGGTGTGCCGGCATCGCCTTGGGCGTCGATCGGCTTGTCATGGTGCTCTGCGGCGTCCGCAGCCTCGACCAGGTGGTGGCCTTTCCGCCGGAAGAAGCGTGA
- the aroC gene encoding chorismate synthase, whose amino-acid sequence MPGNTFGKLFRVTTWGESHGPAVGAVIDGCPPGISLAPEDVQHDLDRRRPGGRFASPRKEPDRVEILSGVFEGRTTGTPISLMVRNHDVRSRDYNELAKTYRPGHADRTFEQKYGFRDWRGGGRSSARETVGRVAAGAVARRFLEGEGVRVRGYTLALGSVACDRGAMDLDRADENPFFCPDPKAAQAMEELVAQVRSEGDSLGGVVEVVAWGLPPGLGEPVFDKLDARLGAALFSIGAVKGVEIGSGFQAARKRGSENNDPVTREGYASNHAGGVLGGLSSGMELVVRVAVKPIPSISKEQATVDRDGTPRTIRIGGRHDVSAVPRIVPVCEAMVLLTLADFMLFPYPYRLKHR is encoded by the coding sequence ATGCCGGGAAACACCTTTGGGAAACTTTTTCGGGTCACCACCTGGGGCGAATCCCACGGTCCCGCCGTAGGGGCCGTGATCGACGGATGCCCGCCCGGGATCAGCCTCGCCCCGGAAGACGTTCAGCACGATCTGGACCGCCGCCGCCCCGGCGGCCGTTTCGCTTCACCTCGAAAAGAACCGGACCGAGTGGAAATCCTTTCCGGCGTCTTCGAAGGCCGCACCACCGGAACCCCCATCAGCCTCATGGTGAGAAACCATGACGTCCGAAGCCGGGACTACAATGAACTCGCCAAGACCTACCGGCCGGGTCATGCCGACCGGACCTTCGAACAGAAGTACGGCTTTCGGGACTGGCGGGGGGGCGGAAGGAGTTCGGCTCGAGAGACCGTGGGGCGGGTTGCCGCGGGCGCCGTGGCCCGAAGGTTCCTGGAAGGGGAGGGCGTGAGAGTCCGAGGCTACACGCTGGCCCTGGGATCGGTGGCCTGTGACCGCGGGGCCATGGACTTGGACCGGGCGGACGAAAACCCCTTTTTCTGCCCCGACCCCAAAGCCGCCCAAGCCATGGAAGAACTGGTCGCGCAGGTTCGAAGCGAAGGGGATTCCCTGGGAGGAGTCGTGGAAGTGGTCGCCTGGGGCCTGCCGCCCGGACTCGGCGAACCCGTTTTCGACAAGCTGGACGCCCGCCTCGGCGCCGCCCTCTTTTCCATCGGCGCCGTGAAAGGCGTGGAAATCGGTTCCGGTTTTCAGGCTGCGCGAAAGAGGGGAAGCGAAAACAACGATCCGGTGACCCGGGAAGGCTACGCGTCAAACCACGCGGGAGGCGTCCTGGGAGGCCTTTCAAGCGGCATGGAACTGGTGGTCCGGGTGGCCGTGAAACCCATCCCTTCCATCTCCAAGGAACAGGCGACGGTCGACCGGGACGGAACGCCCCGAACGATCCGGATCGGCGGCCGCCACGACGTCTCCGCCGTTCCGCGGATCGTTCCGGTCTGCGAAGCCATGGTTTTGCTGACCCTGGCAGACTTCATGCTCTTTCCGTATCCCTACCGGCTGAAGCACCGATGA
- a CDS encoding type II toxin-antitoxin system VapC family toxin, whose product MPARFVVDNSVVMAWCFEDEGDGYAEAVLESLDSAEAFVPAIWPLEVGNVLLAAERRKRLTQAAVVRFLALLGGLPVTVEQETPERMLKEIVSLARQQGLSTYDASYLDLAMRFDLPIATLGASLVKAAEKCKVPVFDPARAR is encoded by the coding sequence ATGCCCGCACGGTTTGTCGTCGACAATTCCGTGGTCATGGCGTGGTGCTTCGAGGACGAGGGCGACGGTTACGCTGAGGCTGTCCTCGAAAGCCTCGATTCTGCGGAGGCTTTCGTACCCGCCATCTGGCCGCTTGAGGTGGGCAATGTTCTGCTTGCGGCTGAAAGGAGAAAGCGACTCACCCAGGCTGCGGTCGTGCGCTTTCTCGCTCTTTTGGGCGGATTGCCCGTCACGGTGGAGCAAGAAACTCCCGAGCGGATGCTCAAGGAGATTGTTTCACTCGCGCGACAACAAGGACTCTCCACCTATGACGCCTCTTACCTGGACCTCGCTATGAGGTTCGACCTCCCCATCGCCACACTGGGCGCATCCCTCGTAAAAGCCGCAGAAAAATGCAAAGTGCCGGTCTTTGACCCGGCTCGCGCCCGCTGA
- the efp gene encoding elongation factor P gives MGAVLTSSDLRKGLKLEIDGEPYVIVDFEFSKPGKGQALYRCRLRNMVTGVQFDRTYRSGDKHTAADLDERKMEYLYKEGDHYCFMNTESFEQIELNEAAVGDAKNFLTENLVVDMLFFKDTPIGITLPNFVELPVVKADPGVKGDTASGATKPVTLSTGYEVQVPLFIEEGDILKLDTRTGAYVERIKSSGS, from the coding sequence ATGGGCGCCGTATTGACCTCGAGTGATCTTCGCAAGGGCCTCAAGCTGGAAATCGACGGGGAACCCTATGTCATCGTGGATTTCGAATTTTCGAAGCCCGGCAAGGGACAGGCCCTCTACCGGTGCCGCCTCCGCAACATGGTCACCGGCGTTCAGTTCGACCGCACCTACCGGTCCGGCGACAAGCACACGGCCGCCGACCTGGACGAACGGAAGATGGAATATCTTTACAAGGAAGGCGATCATTATTGTTTCATGAACACGGAAAGTTTCGAGCAGATTGAACTGAACGAAGCGGCGGTGGGCGACGCCAAGAATTTCCTCACCGAAAACCTGGTGGTGGACATGCTCTTTTTCAAGGACACCCCCATCGGCATCACGCTTCCCAATTTCGTGGAACTCCCCGTGGTGAAGGCCGACCCCGGCGTGAAGGGCGACACGGCCTCCGGAGCCACCAAGCCCGTGACCCTTTCGACCGGCTACGAAGTGCAGGTGCCGCTTTTTATCGAAGAAGGCGACATCTTGAAGCTGGACACTCGAACGGGAGCCTACGTGGAACGGATTAAGAGCAGCGGGTCATGA
- the cobO gene encoding cob(I)yrinic acid a,c-diamide adenosyltransferase: protein MSKGLLLVFTGDGKGKTTAALGTALRAAGHGMNVLILQFIKGSWHYGELDAVKRLETVTLRTLGSGFTWQKENLDEDRRLAREGWRQAREAVLSGRYDLVILDELNIALSYGLLETEPVVQSLQRRPEHVHVIVTGRNAPEALVAAADTVTEMTAVKHHFRDQKIPAQKGIEF from the coding sequence ATGTCGAAAGGGTTGTTGCTGGTGTTTACGGGAGACGGCAAGGGAAAGACGACGGCTGCCCTCGGAACCGCCCTTCGGGCCGCCGGCCACGGCATGAACGTTCTGATCCTCCAGTTCATCAAGGGATCGTGGCATTACGGGGAATTGGACGCCGTGAAACGACTGGAAACCGTGACCCTGAGGACCCTGGGATCCGGCTTCACCTGGCAAAAGGAAAACCTGGACGAAGACCGCCGCCTGGCCCGCGAAGGCTGGCGGCAGGCCCGCGAAGCCGTCCTGTCCGGCCGATACGACCTGGTGATCCTCGACGAGCTGAACATCGCTTTGAGCTACGGACTCCTGGAAACCGAACCCGTCGTCCAGAGCCTGCAACGGCGCCCGGAACACGTCCACGTCATCGTGACGGGCCGGAACGCTCCGGAAGCCCTGGTGGCCGCCGCCGACACGGTGACTGAAATGACGGCCGTCAAGCACCACTTCAGGGATCAGAAGATCCCGGCTCAGAAGGGCATCGAATTCTGA
- the clpS gene encoding ATP-dependent Clp protease adapter ClpS, producing MSEHDPEFREEFEEGIQEDLDEPPLFKVLLHNDDYTTMEFVVEILEKVFYKTPSEATQIMLHVHRNGVGLCGVYPGEVAETKVEVVHHLARKNGFPLKCSMEKA from the coding sequence ATGAGTGAACATGATCCCGAATTTCGCGAGGAATTCGAAGAAGGCATCCAGGAAGACCTGGACGAACCGCCCCTGTTCAAGGTGCTCCTTCACAACGACGATTATACCACCATGGAGTTCGTAGTGGAGATCCTGGAGAAGGTGTTTTACAAGACGCCTTCCGAAGCCACTCAGATCATGCTCCATGTCCACCGGAACGGCGTCGGCCTTTGCGGCGTGTATCCCGGGGAGGTGGCGGAAACCAAGGTCGAGGTGGTTCACCACCTGGCCCGAAAAAACGGCTTTCCCCTGAAATGCAGCATGGAGAAGGCCTGA
- the aat gene encoding leucyl/phenylalanyl-tRNA--protein transferase, which translates to MPVYRMSESLDFPSPHDAEPDGLLAVGGDLSPPRLLLAYCHGIFPWYSQATPILWWSPDPRLVLFPEELKIAKSLQRVVRKGRFTVTFDRDFGGVIRACAAVRRRQGEGTWLVPEMILAYSRLHELGYAHSVESWFEGRLVGGLYGVALGRVFFGESMFTTVPDASKVAFVHLVDRLTDWGFEMIDCQVTTHHLQRFGAREISRSDFLSRLRRAVNVPPPRGAWGPAP; encoded by the coding sequence ATGCCCGTCTACCGGATGTCCGAAAGCCTCGATTTTCCCTCGCCCCACGACGCCGAACCCGACGGCCTGCTCGCCGTCGGAGGCGACCTGAGCCCGCCCAGGCTTCTCTTGGCCTATTGCCACGGGATCTTTCCGTGGTACTCGCAGGCCACGCCGATTCTCTGGTGGTCACCCGATCCCCGGCTGGTCCTCTTTCCCGAAGAACTGAAGATCGCTAAGAGCCTCCAACGCGTGGTGCGAAAGGGACGTTTCACGGTCACCTTCGATCGCGACTTCGGCGGCGTGATCCGCGCTTGCGCCGCCGTACGCCGCCGCCAGGGCGAAGGCACTTGGCTGGTTCCCGAAATGATCCTGGCCTACAGCCGGCTCCATGAACTGGGTTATGCCCATTCCGTGGAAAGCTGGTTCGAAGGGCGGCTCGTGGGCGGCCTCTACGGGGTGGCTCTGGGACGGGTCTTTTTCGGCGAATCCATGTTCACCACCGTACCCGACGCCTCCAAGGTGGCCTTCGTTCACCTGGTGGACCGGCTCACCGACTGGGGCTTCGAAATGATCGATTGCCAGGTGACCACGCACCACCTCCAGCGCTTCGGCGCCCGCGAGATCTCCCGATCCGACTTCCTGAGCCGGCTTCGGCGCGCCGTGAACGTCCCGCCTCCCCGCGGAGCCTGGGGACCCGCTCCGTAA
- a CDS encoding MBL fold metallo-hydrolase, with protein MRITFLGVGEACDSAHPNTSVLVETVLSGRERSVLCDCGFTVPHAYWKRVADPEALDAVWISHFHGDHFMGLPLLLLRFWEMKRRRPLKIVGQSGIRDIAEQALDFAYPGFGRKLTYALETVEMEPGSDERISGFDWRAAESEHGRRNLSLRLEAGGWTVFYSGDGRPTAETLRLAEGCDLMIHEAFHVREPAEGHGTVAGSLDAARSARARRLAVVHVQRDERREKTAEIHGMLKSAEGLWAFMPEGGETLILSSRAG; from the coding sequence ATGCGCATCACCTTCCTGGGAGTGGGCGAAGCCTGTGACTCCGCGCACCCGAACACCAGCGTGCTCGTGGAAACGGTTCTTTCCGGACGGGAACGGTCGGTGCTTTGTGACTGCGGCTTCACCGTCCCTCACGCCTACTGGAAGCGGGTGGCGGACCCGGAAGCGCTGGACGCCGTCTGGATATCTCACTTCCACGGCGACCACTTCATGGGGCTGCCGCTTCTGCTCCTTCGCTTCTGGGAAATGAAGCGACGCCGGCCGCTGAAAATCGTCGGTCAGAGCGGCATTCGGGACATCGCGGAACAGGCCCTGGATTTCGCTTACCCCGGTTTCGGGCGAAAGCTCACCTACGCCCTGGAAACCGTAGAAATGGAGCCCGGAAGCGACGAACGGATTTCCGGGTTCGACTGGCGGGCCGCCGAAAGCGAGCACGGGCGGCGCAACCTGTCCCTGCGGTTGGAAGCCGGAGGCTGGACGGTCTTTTACAGCGGGGACGGGCGTCCTACGGCGGAAACCCTGCGGCTGGCCGAAGGATGCGACCTCATGATCCACGAGGCCTTCCATGTCCGGGAACCGGCGGAGGGCCACGGCACGGTGGCCGGAAGCCTGGATGCGGCCCGTTCCGCCCGGGCGCGCCGCCTGGCCGTGGTGCACGTGCAGCGGGACGAACGGCGGGAAAAAACGGCGGAAATCCACGGCATGTTGAAGAGCGCGGAAGGGCTTTGGGCCTTCATGCCGGAAGGCGGCGAGACCCTCATCCTTTCCTCCCGTGCCGGTTGA
- a CDS encoding aspartate kinase, giving the protein MALVVQKYGGTSVATVERIRSVAHRVIDRKKQGDDLVVVLSARAGDTDNLLKLAREMSPRPDPRELDVLLATGEQITIALFSMAVKDLGYEAISMTGYQAGIITDHTHGGARINWIETLPIMEKLREGKIVVVAGFQGYDDEGNITTLGRGGSDTTAVALAAALKADVCEIYTDVEGVFTTDPNVYSKARKLKRISYEEMLEMASMGAKVLHLRSVEFAMKYNVPILVGSSFTDAPGTLVTREEPEMERVVVSGITYNKNEARITVADVPDVPGMAYRLFKPIADHGINVDMIIQGQGGVPGRANISFTVPKPDYEEAIRLTETIAREMGAGPVHGNPHIAKISIIGVGMRSHTGVAGRIFETLARENINIMMISTSEIKLSCVIDEKYTELAVRVLHDAFELHKDPQGHMAVKEES; this is encoded by the coding sequence ATGGCCCTTGTTGTTCAAAAATACGGCGGCACGTCGGTCGCCACCGTGGAACGGATCCGTTCCGTGGCTCACCGGGTCATCGACAGGAAGAAGCAGGGCGACGACCTGGTAGTGGTCCTTTCCGCCCGTGCGGGCGACACGGACAACCTGCTGAAGCTGGCCCGCGAGATGAGCCCCCGCCCGGACCCGCGGGAGCTGGACGTGCTCCTGGCCACGGGAGAACAGATCACGATCGCTCTTTTCAGCATGGCCGTGAAGGACCTGGGCTACGAGGCGATTTCCATGACCGGATACCAGGCGGGAATCATCACCGACCACACTCACGGCGGCGCCCGCATCAACTGGATCGAAACGCTTCCGATCATGGAAAAGCTCCGTGAAGGCAAGATCGTCGTGGTGGCGGGCTTCCAGGGCTACGACGACGAAGGAAACATCACGACCCTGGGCCGTGGCGGCTCCGACACGACGGCCGTCGCCCTCGCGGCGGCCCTCAAGGCGGACGTGTGCGAAATCTACACGGACGTTGAAGGCGTATTCACTACGGACCCCAACGTCTATTCCAAGGCGCGCAAGCTCAAAAGAATCAGCTACGAAGAGATGCTCGAGATGGCCAGCATGGGGGCCAAGGTGCTGCATCTCCGTTCGGTGGAATTCGCCATGAAGTACAATGTGCCCATCCTCGTGGGTTCGTCGTTCACCGACGCGCCGGGAACGCTGGTCACCAGGGAGGAACCGGAAATGGAAAGGGTCGTCGTATCAGGCATCACGTACAACAAGAACGAAGCGCGGATCACCGTCGCCGATGTTCCCGACGTGCCTGGAATGGCCTACAGGCTTTTCAAGCCCATCGCCGACCACGGGATCAACGTGGACATGATCATCCAGGGGCAGGGCGGCGTGCCGGGCCGGGCCAACATCTCCTTCACGGTGCCCAAGCCCGATTACGAAGAAGCGATCCGGCTGACGGAAACCATCGCCCGGGAAATGGGGGCGGGCCCCGTCCACGGCAACCCGCACATCGCAAAGATTTCCATCATCGGCGTCGGCATGCGGAGCCATACCGGAGTGGCCGGCCGCATATTCGAAACGCTGGCCCGGGAAAACATCAACATCATGATGATCAGCACCTCGGAAATCAAGCTTTCGTGCGTGATCGACGAAAAGTACACGGAACTGGCGGTCCGGGTGCTCCACGATGCCTTCGAGCTCCACAAGGACCCGCAAGGACACATGGCCGTGAAGGAGGAAAGCTGA
- the clpA gene encoding ATP-dependent Clp protease ATP-binding subunit ClpA has translation MISRELEMVFSAAVREAKLRRHEFFTLEHILYALLHDVTGREILYHCGALIGELKDKLERFLNERLEVLPEKVEQDPIQTLAVQRVLQRAILHVQSAEKKQVDAGDVLAAMFYEDDSHAVHFLKSQGVTRLDVLEYITHRVSKAEETSLREAPRSGASLAPRQPQPGQKSSALDLYTVNLNERAAQGLIDPLIGRESEIMRTLQILGRRTKNNPIFVGDPGVGKTAIAEGLALKIHQGQVPESFRGVEIFALDMGALLAGTKFRGDFEARLKAVINEMREKPGAVLFIDEIHTVVGAGATSGGSMDASNILKPVLASGALRCIGSTTYEEYKNHFEKDRALSRRFQKVEISEPTVEETYQILKGLKSYYEEHHGVRYTVPALKAAAELSARHINDRYLPDKAIDVIDEAGASLLLKEDRRVRHVVSPRDIEAVVARMAKIPPRTVSSSDQLRLQALEDELKSVVFGQDAAIKSLVTAIKRSRAGLRVPDRPIGSFLLIGPTGVGKTELAKQLAQTLGVHFLRFDMSEYMEKHTVARLIGAPPGYIGFDQGGLLTDAIRKYPYSVLLMDEIEKAHPDLFSILLQVMDYATLTDNNGKKADFRNVILLMTSNAGAREMSLSSIGFGAGQAQDDRTAKGLKAVEKLFSPEFRNRLDGIIAFSGLTRDIMERVVDKFLRELEQQLSEQKITLELTPAARRWLAENGYDPAFGARPLARLVQREIKDPLADEILFGRLKTGGHVVIDRPAEGEGDAPAIQTENFRFDFR, from the coding sequence ATGATCAGTCGTGAGTTGGAAATGGTGTTTTCCGCTGCGGTGCGGGAAGCCAAGCTGCGGCGGCACGAGTTTTTCACCCTGGAGCATATCCTTTACGCGCTCCTCCACGACGTAACGGGTCGTGAAATTCTTTACCACTGCGGGGCGCTGATCGGAGAGCTTAAGGACAAGCTCGAGCGGTTCCTGAACGAAAGATTGGAAGTGCTCCCGGAGAAGGTGGAACAGGACCCCATCCAGACCCTCGCCGTCCAGCGGGTGCTTCAGCGCGCCATCCTGCACGTCCAGAGCGCGGAAAAGAAGCAAGTGGACGCCGGCGACGTGCTGGCCGCCATGTTCTACGAAGACGATTCCCACGCGGTCCATTTCCTCAAGTCCCAGGGAGTCACGCGGCTGGATGTGCTGGAATACATCACGCACCGAGTGTCGAAGGCCGAGGAGACTTCCTTGCGGGAGGCGCCCCGTTCGGGGGCGTCGCTGGCGCCGCGTCAGCCGCAGCCGGGCCAGAAGAGTTCCGCCCTGGATCTGTACACTGTGAACCTAAACGAACGCGCCGCCCAGGGCCTCATCGACCCGCTCATCGGCCGGGAATCGGAGATCATGCGCACCCTCCAGATCCTCGGGCGCCGCACCAAGAACAACCCCATCTTCGTGGGGGACCCCGGGGTTGGAAAGACCGCCATCGCGGAAGGACTGGCTCTCAAGATCCATCAGGGACAGGTTCCGGAAAGTTTCCGCGGCGTCGAAATATTCGCTCTGGACATGGGGGCGCTCCTTGCTGGCACCAAGTTCCGGGGGGACTTCGAAGCCCGCCTCAAGGCGGTCATCAACGAAATGAGGGAAAAACCCGGAGCCGTTCTCTTTATCGACGAAATCCACACGGTGGTGGGAGCGGGCGCGACCAGCGGCGGTTCCATGGACGCGTCGAACATCCTGAAGCCGGTGCTGGCTTCCGGGGCGCTTCGCTGCATCGGGTCCACCACCTACGAGGAATACAAGAACCATTTCGAAAAGGACCGCGCTTTGAGCCGGCGTTTCCAGAAGGTGGAAATCAGCGAACCGACGGTGGAAGAAACCTACCAGATTCTCAAGGGATTGAAATCCTATTACGAAGAACACCACGGCGTCCGCTACACCGTCCCGGCGCTCAAGGCGGCTGCGGAACTTTCCGCTCGACACATCAACGACCGGTACCTTCCCGACAAGGCCATCGACGTGATCGACGAGGCGGGGGCGAGCCTGCTGTTGAAGGAGGACCGGCGGGTGCGCCACGTGGTGAGCCCCCGGGACATTGAAGCGGTGGTGGCTCGGATGGCGAAGATCCCGCCTCGCACGGTTTCTTCGTCGGACCAGCTGCGCCTCCAGGCTCTGGAAGACGAGCTGAAGTCCGTGGTTTTCGGTCAGGATGCGGCCATCAAGTCGCTGGTTACCGCCATCAAGCGATCCAGGGCGGGCCTGCGCGTGCCCGACCGCCCCATCGGTTCCTTCCTCCTCATCGGGCCGACCGGCGTGGGCAAAACCGAACTGGCCAAGCAGCTGGCTCAGACCCTGGGCGTGCACTTCCTCCGCTTCGACATGAGTGAGTACATGGAAAAGCACACCGTGGCGCGCCTCATCGGAGCGCCGCCGGGCTACATCGGCTTCGACCAGGGAGGGCTGCTCACCGACGCCATCCGAAAGTACCCCTATTCGGTGCTCCTCATGGACGAAATCGAAAAGGCACACCCGGATCTTTTCAGCATTCTCCTCCAGGTGATGGACTACGCGACCCTTACCGACAACAACGGCAAGAAGGCCGATTTTCGAAACGTGATCCTGCTCATGACCTCCAACGCGGGGGCGAGGGAAATGAGCCTGTCGTCCATCGGGTTCGGGGCGGGACAGGCCCAGGACGACCGCACGGCCAAGGGGCTCAAGGCGGTGGAAAAGCTCTTCAGCCCCGAATTCCGCAACCGCTTGGACGGCATCATCGCCTTCAGCGGTCTGACCCGAGACATCATGGAACGGGTGGTGGATAAATTCCTTCGCGAGCTGGAGCAGCAGCTTTCCGAACAGAAGATCACTCTGGAGCTGACACCGGCGGCCCGCCGCTGGCTTGCCGAAAACGGCTACGATCCGGCCTTCGGAGCGCGTCCCTTGGCGCGGCTGGTTCAGAGGGAAATCAAGGACCCGCTGGCGGACGAAATCCTTTTCGGGCGCCTCAAGACCGGCGGGCACGTGGTCATCGATCGCCCGGCGGAAGGCGAAGGAGACGCACCGGCGATCCAGACCGAGAACTTCCGCTTCGATTTCCGCTGA